A part of Streptomyces sp. NBC_01451 genomic DNA contains:
- a CDS encoding Imm21 family immunity protein, translating into MSHTWVTSMGGPLIMIPESACQYWTGSPPTYPDDEGDYGRACSVEDLIGIIEVGPTQALVLGDDPAATTFLPEHSLLVRQIAGDPDVDYSPAVAELLPQVVWDSRVEWTVQEPLVLFDSVHDHTEIESEEHLHIALAPERYMVEAAYAEIPDEASLILVRFAPHGATA; encoded by the coding sequence ATGTCACACACCTGGGTCACTTCAATGGGCGGGCCCCTGATCATGATCCCGGAATCGGCATGCCAGTACTGGACCGGCTCCCCGCCCACCTACCCTGATGACGAAGGGGACTACGGTCGCGCCTGCTCAGTCGAGGACCTCATCGGCATCATCGAAGTAGGCCCCACACAGGCACTCGTGCTTGGCGACGATCCCGCAGCCACTACGTTCCTCCCCGAGCACAGTCTCCTTGTCCGTCAGATCGCAGGCGACCCCGACGTCGACTACTCCCCAGCCGTGGCGGAGCTCCTTCCACAGGTGGTCTGGGACTCTCGCGTCGAGTGGACCGTCCAGGAGCCGCTGGTCCTCTTCGACTCAGTCCACGACCACACGGAGATCGAGAGTGAAGAACACCTTCACATCGCGCTCGCTCCGGAGCGGTACATGGTGGAGGCCGCTTACGCCGAAATCCCCGACGAAGCCTCCCTCATCCTGGTGCGTTTCGCCCCTCACGGGGCAACCGCCTGA
- a CDS encoding helix-turn-helix domain-containing protein, with translation MAAKLDYHWHLRKVMADRGMFSTTDLLPPLKERSITLSTSQVYRLVVERPERLSLKILMALLDILDCTMDDLIEPIAAAGAVKKPKKAAASGSAPDAEGLGGLRPKRARIRGVDRP, from the coding sequence ATGGCCGCCAAGCTCGACTACCACTGGCACCTGCGCAAAGTCATGGCCGACCGCGGGATGTTCTCCACCACCGACCTCCTCCCGCCACTGAAGGAGCGAAGCATCACGCTGTCCACGAGCCAGGTCTACCGGCTCGTCGTCGAGCGACCGGAGCGGCTGAGCCTGAAGATCCTCATGGCCCTGCTCGACATCCTCGACTGCACCATGGACGACCTCATCGAGCCGATCGCGGCGGCCGGGGCCGTGAAGAAGCCGAAGAAGGCAGCCGCCAGCGGCTCGGCACCCGACGCGGAGGGGCTCGGCGGACTGCGTCCCAAGCGAGCTCGGATCAGAGGAGTTGACCGGCCTTGA
- a CDS encoding site-specific integrase, producing the protein MSTGDLLDRAVTDPIGLITDLVTDVEKDLGAERIRAVVTAVAGGRAKSRQVARALAMRSAVLTDGRSPAPRAIGDLLIELRKVGASAIAAPVCVECGKQLRTLQRRGQDWYCSVCGQERAEYTVCGNVRRVSFRDRKGLPRCSMCPDNDDRDPAAVVHELITAIAPGADRGAVADALRRSAPGRPHYRQRVVWALEENPRLLTGEGYLAPHRAILRFIDLLHEAGVAGIVRPACPRCHRVVRIDKPLDGQRVCRNCIAKSRFEECVRCGARREPATRDAEGRPLCPSCLVKDPANLETCIVCGESRMVSTRTADGPICPNCRPLPILLCSVCGRTAPCMLSKLTGLPRCGGCDRRQGHCTVCGRMRGIHSGTADAPVCGPCTTPDAELWRPCPTCGQAERLHAPGPCPRCTLKQRLHELLADDTGSINPKLQSLHDALADTERAGTAMRWLSKGIVSTVLSDLGSGRRSLTHAALDELPEGKVVEHIRSVLVATGVLPRRDEQMVRLERHVKDLVTSHATTEGRKILHRYATWHLLRRLRRRSRGKEITHYQLSGARQHLRAAVHLLDWLEEQNLTLSTCRQTDLERWMTSDDARHRREAGHFVRWALSQKITRNLSFPAERWNGPSQAMDDEARWETARRLLHDDTLKPEDRLAGLLLLLYAQWPAAISRLTVGHIEEKDGAVHIHLGAVPVELPAPVADLARLQVAARCSHAVLGRTESPWLFPGGQPGRPISAWAMGERLRKFGIRLAEARSTALFQLATELPAAVLARTLGIDITVAVKWQRAAAGDWAAYAAEISRRNNS; encoded by the coding sequence TTGAGCACGGGTGACCTGCTTGATCGCGCCGTCACGGACCCGATCGGCCTGATCACAGACCTCGTCACCGATGTCGAGAAGGACCTCGGCGCCGAGAGGATCCGGGCCGTGGTCACCGCAGTCGCGGGCGGCCGAGCGAAGTCGCGCCAGGTGGCCAGGGCCCTGGCGATGCGGTCCGCCGTCCTGACCGACGGCCGGTCCCCGGCACCCCGGGCGATCGGTGATCTGCTCATCGAGCTCCGCAAGGTCGGCGCCTCGGCGATCGCGGCGCCGGTCTGCGTGGAGTGCGGCAAGCAGTTGCGAACCCTCCAGCGCAGAGGCCAGGACTGGTACTGCTCGGTCTGCGGACAGGAGAGAGCCGAGTACACCGTCTGCGGAAACGTCCGACGCGTCAGCTTCCGGGACCGCAAGGGCCTGCCGCGCTGTTCGATGTGTCCCGACAACGACGACCGTGATCCAGCCGCGGTCGTCCACGAACTGATCACCGCGATCGCCCCGGGCGCCGACCGTGGTGCGGTCGCCGACGCCCTCCGCCGATCGGCACCCGGCCGTCCTCACTATCGCCAGAGAGTGGTCTGGGCCTTGGAGGAGAACCCTCGTCTGCTGACCGGGGAGGGCTATCTGGCGCCGCATCGTGCCATCCTGCGGTTCATCGACCTGCTGCACGAGGCCGGTGTCGCCGGGATCGTCCGGCCCGCCTGCCCTCGCTGCCACCGGGTGGTCCGCATCGACAAGCCGCTCGACGGGCAGCGGGTCTGCCGCAACTGCATCGCCAAGTCCCGTTTCGAAGAATGCGTACGCTGTGGTGCCCGGCGTGAGCCGGCCACCCGCGACGCCGAGGGGCGACCGCTGTGTCCGAGCTGCCTGGTCAAGGACCCTGCGAACCTGGAGACCTGCATCGTCTGCGGTGAGTCACGCATGGTCAGCACCCGCACCGCGGACGGGCCGATCTGCCCGAACTGCCGTCCCCTGCCCATCCTGCTTTGCTCGGTCTGCGGCCGCACCGCACCCTGCATGCTCTCGAAGCTCACCGGCCTGCCCCGCTGCGGCGGCTGTGACAGGCGCCAAGGCCACTGCACCGTCTGCGGACGAATGCGCGGCATTCACTCCGGCACCGCCGACGCCCCCGTCTGCGGCCCCTGCACCACGCCGGACGCCGAGCTCTGGCGCCCCTGTCCCACCTGCGGACAAGCCGAACGGCTGCACGCGCCGGGACCGTGCCCGCGCTGCACCCTCAAGCAGCGGCTCCACGAACTCCTCGCCGATGACACAGGTTCCATCAACCCGAAGCTCCAGTCCCTTCACGACGCCCTGGCCGACACCGAGCGGGCCGGCACCGCGATGCGCTGGCTCTCCAAGGGCATCGTCTCCACCGTCCTGTCCGATCTTGGCTCCGGCCGCCGGTCTCTCACCCATGCGGCCCTCGACGAGCTCCCTGAAGGCAAGGTCGTCGAGCACATCCGCAGCGTCCTCGTCGCCACCGGAGTCCTGCCCCGGCGGGACGAGCAGATGGTCCGTCTCGAACGGCACGTGAAGGACCTCGTCACCTCCCACGCGACGACCGAGGGACGGAAAATCCTGCACCGATACGCAACATGGCACCTCCTGCGCCGGCTTCGCCGACGCAGCCGCGGCAAGGAGATCACGCACTACCAGCTCTCGGGCGCACGGCAACATCTCCGAGCGGCCGTTCATCTCCTGGACTGGCTCGAGGAGCAGAATCTGACCCTTTCTACCTGTCGTCAGACCGACCTTGAACGCTGGATGACCAGCGACGATGCCCGCCATCGCCGGGAGGCAGGACACTTCGTGCGATGGGCCCTTTCCCAGAAGATCACCCGCAATCTCAGCTTCCCTGCCGAGCGATGGAACGGCCCCTCCCAGGCAATGGACGACGAGGCTCGCTGGGAAACCGCCCGTCGCCTGCTGCACGACGACACTCTCAAGCCCGAAGACCGCCTGGCAGGACTCCTGTTGCTCCTCTATGCCCAGTGGCCCGCGGCGATCTCTCGCCTCACCGTCGGCCACATCGAGGAGAAGGACGGAGCCGTTCACATCCACCTCGGCGCCGTTCCGGTCGAGCTTCCCGCACCCGTCGCTGACCTGGCCCGACTACAGGTCGCGGCCCGCTGCAGCCATGCCGTCCTCGGCCGGACAGAGTCACCCTGGCTTTTCCCCGGCGGCCAGCCCGGCCGACCAATCAGCGCCTGGGCCATGGGCGAGAGGCTCCGCAAATTCGGCATCCGGCTCGCGGAAGCCCGCTCGACCGCACTGTTCCAGCTCGCCACCGAACTGCCCGCCGCAGTCCTCGCCCGCACCCTCGGCATCGACATCACCGTCGCCGTCAAATGGCAGCGAGCCGCCGCCGGAGACTGGGCCGCCTACGCAGCCGAGATCAGCCGACGCAACAACTCATGA